A region of Takifugu flavidus isolate HTHZ2018 unplaced genomic scaffold, ASM371156v2 ctg677, whole genome shotgun sequence DNA encodes the following proteins:
- the LOC130521067 gene encoding uncharacterized protein K02A2.6-like isoform X2 encodes MVGKCPTCLTYRPSNTKEPMMSHQIPDRPWQAVATDLFTWNNDNYIITVDYYSRYFELDKLHSTTAPTVIRKLKAAFSRHGVPQTVVSDGGPQYSCKEFDTFAKQWEFTHITTSPYYPRSNGLAEKAVHISKSLMEKAKADKRDPYLSLLEYRNTPVDNFKSPAQLLMSRRLRSILPNTHKQLQPEVVNHGDVYTRRIQQQQHQKKYYDRSARPMTTLQPGQNIRLQEHGRWKPAVVIKPADTDRSYHVRTTEGQEYRRNRLHLLDTNEVHSDEVSSYEQYTAPPAPQATGDTTPPTVTDITPPPNVTVPYQTRSGRTVKPRSVMDL; translated from the coding sequence ATGGTTGGAAAATGCCCCACATGTCTCACATACAGACCGTCTAACACCAAAGAGCCCATGATGTCTCATCAGATCCCAGACAGGCCATGGCAAGCAGTGGCTACAGACCTGTTCACTTGGAACAACGATAACTACATCATCACAGTAGACTATTACAGTCGATACTTCGAGTTGGACAAACTACACAGCACAACGGCCCCCACCGTGATCCGCAAGCTGAAAGCAGCCTTCTCCAGGCATGGTGTGCCTCAGACCGTCGTTTCGGATGGTGGTCCTCAGTATAGCTGTAAGGAATTCGACACGTTTGCCAAACAATGGGAGTTTACACATATCACCACCAGCCCATACTATCCTCGCAGCAATGGCCTTGCTGAGAAAGCCGTGCACATTTCCAAGTCACTCATGGAGAAAGCCAAAGCGGATAAAAGAGACCCCTACCTCAGTCTCCTTGAATACCGTAACACACCTGTGGACAACTTCAAATCACCAGCCCAGCTGTTAATGAGCCGTCGCCTGCGCTCCATCCTACCCAACACCCACAAACAGCTGCAACCAGAGGTAGTCAACCACGGTGATGTCTACACCAGGAGaattcaacaacagcagcatcagaagaAGTACTACGACCGATCAGCCCGCCCGATGACTACACTGCAGCCAGGACAAAACATCCGTCTCCAGGAGCATGGTCGTTGGAAACCAGCAGTCGTCATCAAGCCAGCTGACACAGATCGATCCTACCACGTACGTACTACAGAAGGACAGGAGTACCGACGAAACAGACTCCATCTTCTGGACACCAATGAGGTACACAGCGATGAGGTGAGCTCATATGAACAGTATACTGCACCACCTGCCCCACAGGCAACCGGTGACACCACACCTCCCACTGTGACTGACATTACACCACCACCCAACGTGACTGTCCCATATCAGACAAGATCTGGACGAACCGTCAAACCCAGAAGTGTTATGGACTTGTAG
- the LOC130521067 gene encoding uncharacterized protein LOC130521067 isoform X1, with the protein MDVAGVPSPRMDWDASNLPEAWRKFKLHVNLMFSGPFKEKSEEEKCSYLLLWIGDKGRDVYNTWTLTEEERKVLKTYYDRFQAYVEPKVNVIFARYMFHQKVQGATEPFEQFLTELRLLVKDCSYNNSEEMVRDRVVFGIYSPKVREKLLSVGSDLTLDKALDIARSHGMAQAQLRSFANSGSASSREQGVHAVSRHTSKGAAWKSRADWTKRKQAQYPRNPQGGDRPLQIVWILRKQSSQRERHLPSKRKAIQDLQQVEPFCKGIGLFPGECTIHLDPKAIPVVHPPRRVPIALRKRLKMELQNMEKQQVIIKVTEPTEWVNSMVAAEKPRTGKLRVCLDPKDLNKAIKRPHYPSSCC; encoded by the exons ATGGACGTCGCTGGAGTTCCTTCACCTCGCATGGACTGGGATGCGAGCAACTTGCCCGAAGCATGGCGAAAATTCAAGCTACATGTGAACTTGATGTTCTCTGGCCCTTTCAAGGAGAAAAGTGAAGAGGAAAAGTGCAGCTACTTGCTCCTTTGGATTGGAGATAAAGGCAGGGATGTTTATAACACATGGACACTTACTGAAGAGGAACGCAAGGTATTAAAAACCTATTATGACCGTTTCCAAGCATATGTAGAGCCCAAAGTGAACGTGATTTTCGCTAGATACATGTTTCACCAGAAAGTACAGGGAGCTACAGAGCCTTTTGAGCAATTCTTGACTGAACTGAGACTACTTGTCAAAGACTGCAGCTATAATAATAGTGAAGAGATGGTGCGAGATCGTGTGGTCTTTGGGATTTATTCACCAAAAGTAAGAGAGAAGCTACTCAGTGTCGGGTCTGATCTAACATTGGATAAGGCGCTAGACATtgccaggagccacggcatggCACAAGCTCAGCTCCGGAGTTTTGCTAACAGCGGCAGCGCAAGCTCGCGCGAACAGGGTGTGCACGCGGTGAGCCGGCATACATCAAAGGGTGCCGCATGGAAATCCCGCGCAGActggacaaaaagaaaacaagcgcAATACCCCAGGAATCCTCAGGGGGGAGACAGACCACTCCAAATCGTGTGGATACTGCGGAAACAGAGctcacagagagaaagacactTGCCCAGCAAAAGGAAAGCAATACAAGATTTGCAACAAGTGGAACCATTTTGCAAAG GAATAGGACTATTCCCTGGTGAATGCACCATCCACCTGGACCCCAAAGCAATACCTGTTGTCCACCCACCAAGGCGTGTCCCCATTGCACTGCGTAAACGTCTTAAGATGGAGCTACAAAACatggaaaagcagcaggttATCATCAAAGTAACAGAGCCAACCGAATGGGTCAATTCtatggtggcagcagaaaaACCCCGCACAGGCAAGCTGAGAGTATGTCTCGACCCCAAGGACCTGAACAAGGCTATCAAACGGCCACACTATCCCAGCTCGTGCTGTTGA